One stretch of Croceibacterium atlanticum DNA includes these proteins:
- a CDS encoding DsbA family oxidoreductase translates to MTGKPRISVDIWSDIMCPWCAIGYTQFARAIDLLDGEMEVETRWMPFELAPDMPQEGKSQAQHLADVYKRTPDEVARMRGQIEQVAERVGFPMVFDGPEGEPGMTWNTFEAHKLLRWALAEQGPAAQTRLKLALLRAHFQQRRPVGQRETLLAIAGEEGFDTAGAAQALDDEALAIAVRLEEKRGLEAGINSVPSFVINGRYLVQGAREPEEYANMLRKAAVMAAGGEVRNA, encoded by the coding sequence ATGACCGGAAAGCCAAGGATCTCCGTCGATATCTGGTCGGACATCATGTGCCCGTGGTGCGCCATCGGCTACACCCAGTTCGCCAGGGCGATCGACCTGCTGGATGGCGAGATGGAGGTGGAAACGCGCTGGATGCCGTTTGAACTCGCCCCTGACATGCCGCAGGAGGGGAAGAGCCAGGCACAGCATCTGGCCGATGTCTATAAACGCACGCCGGATGAAGTGGCGCGGATGCGCGGCCAGATCGAACAAGTGGCTGAACGTGTCGGTTTCCCCATGGTCTTCGATGGGCCGGAAGGCGAACCGGGCATGACCTGGAATACGTTTGAAGCGCACAAGCTGCTGCGCTGGGCACTGGCGGAACAGGGCCCGGCAGCACAAACCCGGCTGAAGCTGGCCCTGTTGCGGGCCCATTTCCAGCAGCGGCGCCCGGTCGGGCAACGCGAAACCCTCCTCGCCATTGCGGGTGAAGAGGGTTTCGATACGGCCGGCGCGGCGCAGGCTCTTGACGATGAAGCGCTGGCCATCGCTGTCAGGCTGGAAGAAAAGCGCGGGCTGGAAGCGGGCATAAATTCCGTGCCCAGCTTTGTCATCAATGGCCGCTATCTGGTGCAGGGAGCGCGCGAGCCGGAAGAATATGCCAATATGCTGCGCAAGGCGGCAGTGATGGCGGCCGGTGGGGAAGTGCGCAACGCCTAG
- the nudC gene encoding NAD(+) diphosphatase, protein MEIAFGNQPLDRADHLRTDPDRLAQLRSGTDALLLRLDGLAPEIDAEGVLQWAPIAEAPADAELVFLGLSNGRAAFAAVPPAGDAGPAYAHRKSWDAIALMSAGDLAIYGGARSLLDWHARHRFCANCGERTHPAKGGWQRNCGNCSAQHFPRVDPVAIMLVQHEGRLLLGRQSRFPPRSYSALAGFVEPGETIEEAVARETFEEAGVRLRDIRYIASQPWPFPSQLMIGCIGHTDDPTLAIDKTEIEDARWFTRDAVAEAIARGKESASFLPPPRQAIAHYMLRWWLEQSI, encoded by the coding sequence ATGGAGATCGCATTCGGCAATCAGCCTCTCGACCGGGCGGACCATCTGCGCACGGATCCGGACAGGCTGGCGCAATTGCGGTCCGGCACCGATGCCCTGTTGCTGAGGCTGGACGGGCTGGCGCCGGAAATTGATGCGGAGGGCGTGCTGCAATGGGCGCCCATTGCCGAAGCGCCGGCCGATGCGGAGCTGGTCTTTCTCGGCCTCAGCAATGGCCGCGCCGCTTTTGCCGCAGTGCCTCCGGCGGGTGATGCCGGCCCGGCCTATGCCCATCGCAAGAGCTGGGACGCCATTGCCCTGATGAGCGCGGGAGATCTGGCCATATATGGCGGCGCGCGCAGCCTGCTGGATTGGCACGCAAGGCACCGTTTCTGCGCCAATTGCGGAGAACGGACCCATCCGGCCAAGGGCGGGTGGCAACGCAATTGCGGCAATTGTTCGGCGCAGCATTTCCCGCGTGTTGATCCCGTGGCGATCATGCTGGTGCAGCATGAGGGGCGTTTGCTGCTGGGCCGCCAGTCGCGCTTTCCCCCGCGCAGCTATTCCGCGCTGGCGGGTTTCGTGGAACCCGGCGAAACGATCGAGGAAGCCGTCGCGCGGGAAACCTTCGAGGAAGCGGGCGTGCGCCTGCGCGATATACGCTACATCGCCAGCCAGCCCTGGCCGTTTCCTTCGCAGCTGATGATCGGCTGTATCGGGCATACGGACGATCCGACCCTTGCCATCGACAAGACGGAAATAGAGGATGCGCGCTGGTTCACGCGCGATGCCGTTGCCGAAGCGATCGCAAGGGGCAAGGAAAGCGCCAGCTTCCTCCCTCCGCCCCGGCAGGCGATCGCGCATTACATGCTGCGCTGGTGGCTGGAGCAATCGATATGA
- a CDS encoding serine hydrolase domain-containing protein: protein MSLSSISAEFSRRSFMRGAGAVGTGAAMLNIPFAGRALAASPADSWPGVEALVSDYVRQRKVANMVCALGWGQREADFIAKGRDSFLAERMADPDSLYRIYSMTKPITGMAAMILVDEGRLSLDQPLADLLPKFADMQVQKIYDGAITPDNLERAVRPITIRHLLTHTAGLGYGSMVQQGPIGAAYAEKGLVPGAISRIEIPGLLRGAPAGSLAAFADRLAEMPLVYQPGTRWSYSVGLDLMGRVIEIASGQPFDAFLQERIFGPCGMASTWFRVPAEEKFRLTANYFLLGDNLLPIDQPGTSIYLDQPAFPFGGAGLVSSPRDYDRFLMMLAGYGAIDGVRVMSERAVRIGTSDLLPDTMLPGDIYPATYGFGAGGRVVRTANGPNFGWFGAAGTTGFVNMGSGLRQGQYSQYMPAQFYSLQEDFLAAAARDAGRR, encoded by the coding sequence TTGTCTCTGTCATCCATTTCCGCGGAATTTTCCCGCCGGTCCTTCATGCGCGGGGCAGGCGCTGTGGGCACCGGCGCGGCCATGCTGAACATTCCCTTCGCCGGACGGGCGCTGGCCGCGTCTCCGGCGGATAGCTGGCCGGGCGTGGAGGCGCTGGTTTCCGATTATGTGCGCCAGCGCAAGGTCGCGAACATGGTCTGTGCGCTGGGCTGGGGGCAGCGGGAAGCCGATTTCATCGCGAAGGGGCGCGACAGTTTTCTGGCAGAGCGGATGGCCGATCCGGATTCGCTTTATCGCATCTATTCCATGACCAAGCCGATCACCGGCATGGCGGCGATGATCCTGGTGGATGAAGGCCGCCTTTCGCTGGATCAGCCGCTGGCGGATCTGCTGCCGAAATTCGCCGATATGCAGGTGCAGAAGATTTATGACGGGGCGATCACGCCGGATAATCTGGAACGGGCGGTTCGGCCGATCACGATCCGCCATCTGCTGACCCATACGGCGGGCCTGGGCTATGGTTCGATGGTGCAGCAGGGGCCGATCGGCGCCGCCTATGCGGAAAAGGGGCTGGTTCCCGGCGCAATATCCCGGATCGAAATTCCGGGCCTGCTGCGCGGTGCCCCGGCGGGAAGCCTGGCCGCTTTCGCTGACCGGCTCGCCGAAATGCCGCTGGTCTATCAGCCGGGCACGCGGTGGAGCTATTCGGTCGGGCTGGATTTGATGGGGCGGGTGATAGAGATCGCGTCCGGCCAGCCATTCGACGCCTTCCTGCAGGAACGGATCTTCGGGCCATGCGGCATGGCCAGCACCTGGTTCCGCGTGCCTGCGGAAGAGAAGTTCCGGCTTACCGCCAATTACTTCCTGCTGGGCGATAATCTTCTGCCGATCGACCAGCCGGGCACATCCATCTATCTCGACCAGCCGGCCTTTCCCTTTGGCGGGGCGGGTCTCGTCTCCTCCCCGCGCGATTATGACCGTTTCCTGATGATGCTGGCCGGTTACGGGGCGATTGATGGCGTCCGGGTGATGAGCGAGAGGGCGGTTCGCATCGGCACTTCGGACCTGTTGCCGGACACGATGCTGCCGGGGGATATCTACCCGGCAACATACGGCTTCGGCGCGGGCGGGCGCGTGGTGCGCACCGCGAATGGGCCGAATTTCGGCTGGTTCGGCGCGGCGGGGACGACTGGCTTCGTGAATATGGGCAGCGGTCTGCGGCAGGGGCAATATTCGCAATATATGCCCGCGCAATTCTATTCGCTTCAGGAAGATTTCCTTGCCGCGGCCGCGCGGGATGCGGGCCGCAGGTGA